The Candidatus Methanomethylicota archaeon genome includes the window CGAGGTAGGTCTCCTATTTAAATTCATAGGTATTGATAGTGTGGAATCTCCTCTCTACGGCAGATATATGCACGTAGTATCCACGAGGAGGTTAAGTTTCGAAGAATCTGTGGATTTTCTTGAAAAGGGATTTAGAGAATTAGGGGTTTCAATTCCCAGTCACATCATTGAGAACGCTGCCAAAGCTTTTGGGGGTGTTGTAGGTTGGTTGACTCTTTTCGGCTATAACTGCTACATGAACACTGATACTTGTTCTGAGAACATCGATAAAATTATTAAAATTGCAGTCGAGATCGCAAAGCAGGAAATCGAAAAATTCTTGAAGAGCAGAAGAAGCGAGAGATACCATGTTCTCTTAAAACTACTAACAACGGAGAGAAGCTGGAGTGAGATAAAAAGTAGACTTGAAGACATTGAGAATAGAACGATAAATGATAAGACGCTTAACGATCTATTAACCACACTACTAGACCTCTCAATTATTGAGAAAACAAATAACAAATATGTAATAGCAGACCCCATAACTAGAAATGCCGTAAGGGAACTACTAGGCTAGAACAGCAACTTCACAAGCACATAGTTTGACCATTGAAAAACAATGCAAAAAGACATTATTAACAAAGCTTATCACATAAGCAATTGCAAAATCA containing:
- a CDS encoding ATP-binding protein is translated as MFDIKPKERKSDLYDFEKELEDLKKGLENAPITLLTGVRRTGKTSLLKVALSELGYPYVYLDTRLSLNPTYRDFANIVKASLEDFISRNTPLRRKIVEKLRRVNGVSISLSPLSVDISWRGDKKFEFVEMFTALNKIGFDIGKPIIIAFDEAQELRKITWINFPRIFAYIYDNLEHVRLVLTGSEVGLLFKFIGIDSVESPLYGRYMHVVSTRRLSFEESVDFLEKGFRELGVSIPSHIIENAAKAFGGVVGWLTLFGYNCYMNTDTCSENIDKIIKIAVEIAKQEIEKFLKSRRSERYHVLLKLLTTERSWSEIKSRLEDIENRTINDKTLNDLLTTLLDLSIIEKTNNKYVIADPITRNAVRELLG